A genomic segment from Anas platyrhynchos isolate ZD024472 breed Pekin duck chromosome 5, IASCAAS_PekinDuck_T2T, whole genome shotgun sequence encodes:
- the NOVA1 gene encoding RNA-binding protein Nova-1 isoform X3 — MPQNVAKTEPVSILQPQTTVNPDRIKQTLPSSPTTTKSSPSDPMTTSRANQVKIIVPNSTAGLIIGKGGATVKAIMEQSGAWVQLSQKPDGINLQERVVTVSGEPEQNRKAVELIIQKIQEDPQSGSCLNISYANVTGPVANSNPTGSPYANTAEVLPTAAAAAGLLGHANLAGVAAFPAVLSGFTGNDLVAITSALNTLASYGYNLNTLGLGLSQAAATGALAAAAASANPAAAAANLLATYASEASASGSTAGGTAGTFALGSLAAATAATNGYFGAASPLAASAILGTEKSTDGSKDVVEIAVPENLVGAILGKGGKTLVEYQELTGARIQISKKGEFVPGTRNRKVTITGTPAATQAAQYLITQRITYEQGVRAANPQKVG; from the exons ATGCCTCAAAATGTGGCCAAGACAGAGCCTGTCAGCATCCTACAGCCTCAGACCACTGTTAATCCAGACCGCATCAAACAA ACATTGCCATCTTCCCCAACTACCACCAAGTCCTCTCCATCTGATCCCATGACCACCTCCAGAGCCAATCAG gtAAAGATTATAGTTCCCAACAGCACAGCAGGTCTGATAATAGGGAAGGGAGGTGCTACAGTGAAGGCTATAATGGAGCAGTCAGGGGCTTGGGTGCAGCTTTCCCAGAAACCTGATGGGATCAACTTGCAAGAGAGGGTTGTCACTGTGAGTGGAGAACCTGAACAAAACCGAAAAGCTGTCGAACTTATCATCCAGAAGATACAAGAGGATCCACAGAGTGGCAGCTGTCTCAATATCAGTTATGCCAATGTCACAGGTCCAGTGGCCAATTCCAATCCAACCGGATCTCCTTATGCAAACACTGCTGAAGTGTTACcaactgctgcagctgctgcagggctatTAGGACATGCTAACCTTGCTGGAGTGGCAGCCTTTCCAGCAGTTTTATCTGGCTTTACAGGCAATGACCTGGTGGCCATCACCTCTGCACTTAATACATTAGCCAGCTATGGATATAATCTCAATACATTAGGTTTAGGCCTAAGTCAGGCAGCAGCTACAGGGGctttggctgcagcagctgccagtgccaacccagcagcagcagcagccaatTTGTTGGCCACCTATGCGAGTGAAGCCTCAGCCAGTGGCAGCACTGCTGGTGGTACGGCGGGGACATTTGCATTAGGTAGCCTggctgctgctactgctgcaACCAATGGATATTTTGGAGCTGCTTCTCCCCTAGCTGCCAGTGCCATCCTAGGAACAGAAAAATCCACAGATGGATCAAAGGATGTAGTTGAAATAGCAGTGCCAGAAAACTTAGTTGGTGCAATACttggaaaaggagggaaaacgTTAGTTGAATACCAGGAGTTGACTGGTGCAAGGATACAGATCTCTAAAAAGGGAGAATTCGTACCTGGCACAAGAAATCGCAAGGTAACCATTACTGGAACACCAGCTGCAACCCAGGCTGCACAGTATTTAATTACACAACGGATCACATATGAGCAAGGAGTTCGGGCTGCCAATCCACAGAAAGTGGGTTGA